The genomic window GCCCGGTGCCGGCAAGCCCCTGAAGAACCTCGACAAGGCCGACCCCGACTGGTGGATCAAGGGACTGATCGAGCGCGAGAAGCTCGATCTCAGCGCGGCACTGCCGACCGTGATGGCGCTTCGGCAGGAGCGGCGAGGATATCCGGAGTCCTTGGCCGGGATCGCGGACGAGGTGGCGGTCCGGGAGAGGTTGGCGGACTACAACGCACGCGTGCTCGAGGACCGTCGCAAGCCGGTAGTGGGACCGCGCTCGCCGGCCATCGCCGGGCGGGTCGACGTGGAGGAGACGGTGGCGCAATGGCGGGAGTTGCGTGCCGACCAGGAGCGGCCCCTTGTGACCGATGCATCTGAGGTCACTGCGGCGGGGGAGCCTGCGCCGGGAAGAGTGGACGTCCGCGGGGGACAGGCTTGGCTGTGGGTTGGCCTGCTCGGGATCATCGCCGTTGCGATCGTGATCTGGCTCGCTATGAGGAACTGATCAGGACATCCGCGGTGATCCTGGGCGTTCTGCAGAGGTCTGGCTGGGTCTGGGCGTGGGTGTGACCCCGCTGTCCCGGTGTGGGGTGGCGGGGTCGGGGGCGTGGCCGCTAGGTGTCGACCAGGGGTGCGGCGTGGGTCCCGGTCCTGGTTCCTGGGAGGTGCCAGATGACTTCGGTGGCGGTGATGGTGGCGGTGTAGCCGTAGCGGTGGACGGTGACGTGGTGGCGCCGGCACAGAGCGGCGGCGTTGGACAGGTCTGTGGCGCCGCCGAAGATCCAGTGGATGACGTGGTGGAGGTCGGTCCAGGACGCGGGCATCGTGCAGCCCGGGAAGGAGCAGCCTTTGTCCCGCAGGTGGACGGCTTTGCGTTGTGCGGGGGTGAACAACCGCTTGGTCACCCCCACATCCAAGGGTTCAGAGGGGCCGCCGAGGACGATGGGGATGATCTGCGCGTCGCAGGCCAGGCGCCGGATCGTCCCGGCGGAGAGGGGTTGACCGGTGGCCGTCGTCCCCCCGCCACTGACCTTGCCGGCCAGGGCCTCGTGGCCGATGGTGACCTGGATCTTGGCCTTGTCGGTGACGACGGTGCCTTCGGGGGCGGCGACACCGCGGCCGATGATCTCGAGCAGGGCATCAGCACGGCGGGTGGAGGCGGTGCGCGGGTCCAACTGGTGGGCGCCGTGCTCATCAGCGCCGGGGCGCGGTGTGGACAACGGGTCCAGGGCCGCGAGCAGGATTGCTTCGGCTTCGTCGTCGAGCAGGAGCTGCCACTCGGCCAGGCCGGCCACGGTCCCGGTGCGGCGTAGCAGGCGCCGGGCGCCTTGCTTGTCGTCGAGCTCGTCATCGTCATCCGGCTCGATGAGAAGCTTCTTGGCCTCGGTCCCGATCTGGGCCAGGGCACGCAGCCCGGTGGTCTCCACGATGTCGGTCATCACATCGGTCAGGGCCTGCAACGACTCCTTCGTCGCGACCGGGGTCAGCTCCTGGGTCAGGCGGGTGATGATGTTGGCCCGCGAGACGCGGGCACTGCCATCGGCCACCTTCGCCGACAGGGCCTCGAACCGGTCATCATCGATCGCGGCAGCCACGCGGGCGGTAGCCAACGCTTCGGGGCGGTCGATCATCGGAGCCCAGGTAGTGATCCAGTCCGGGACAGAATGCCCGGACTCCCCCGGCAGCCCGCGGGAGATCGCCTCATGGGTGGCCGCGGTCAACAACGACTGCGCGGCCTGCACCAGAGCCTGCGCGGCGCCGATCGTCTCTCCCAGTGCCTGCTCGGGCAACGTGGCCAGCGGGAAGTCGCCAGCCAGCAGCTGGGTCATGTGCGCCGTCCCGGCAGCGAACTCGGGAACCTCATGACCGCTGGCCGTCAACACCGGCCCACCATCAGCACGCCCGGAGCCGTCCAGGTCGCCCGCAGCCTGCGCGTCGGCATCGTCGGGCGGGACCAACGGTCCACTGCAGGAAGAGGCTTCCCGCAACGGACCAGAACCGATCACCGGGCGATACTTCATCGGCCCACGACCACCAACATCCCCGCCATCCTGGTCCGTGTCGTCTTGGGCGGTGTTGTCCTGGGTGGGCACGTCAGGAGCGGCGACGGTGGCCCCACCGTGACTGTCCGACCCCGACCCCTGATCCATAATTAGAACATACATGCCATCACCGACAGAGCCCTGAACAGCACAAACGCGGGTGCAGGGCGAGTGACATGGACAGGCGTTGGGGGGCAGGCGGGCGGCGGGGACAGCCGTTGGGGGCAGGGGGGCGCCCAAGGAGACCCGAACCCAAGGGAGTCGGGTGAGTCACGGCATACTGTCGACATGCCTGAGACCAGCCAGGAGTGGTTTGCCCGTGTGTCTGCCGAGATCGATCGCAGCGGCTATCTCGGGTCGGACTGGGGCCGGTGGTCGAGCTGGCCGTTCGCGGGTGAGCTGACCCCGAAGCCGCTCCAGGCCCCGGCTGCCGAGCCCCAGCGCGGGGGACTCGGTGGCATCGACTGCTTCGTCTGCGACAAGCTCGCAGCCGGTGATCGCTCCTACATCTTCTGGCAGGACGAGCACGCCATCCTCGGAGTGCCGGCGGAGCCACGAGCGCTGCCCTTCGCTGCCTTCCTGATGCCGCGCACCCACGCCGACCTGGCGGATCTGCCGATGGCCACGGCCGCTCGGATGGGTGAGCTGCTCACTCTCATCGAGCGAGCCGCGATCGACGTGCTGGACATCCCGCGCATCCAGGTGGCCCGGTGGGGTGACGGAGGTGAGCACCTGCACTGGTGGCTGTTTGCGCGCCCGACCGGCATGCTGCAGCTGCGCGGGACGTTCCTGTCGCACTGGGACGACATCCTGCCGCCGCGACCTCTTGAGGACCTGCGCGCCGACCTTGACCTGGTGGCTGCCCGGTTGGTCGAGCTGGCCGGCGGGGAGGCCTCGCAGTCGTGAGCGGGTGACCGCACGCTGCGGTGACGGTGCTTCTCGGTTCTGCAGAAGTGGTTCGGCGGTCCCAGGGAGATGTCGTCGGCGGTCCGGACTACCCCAACGATTGAGGAGATTTGAACCACGCCGCCAGCACTGAGGCAGCGCGGGTGCCGTCGTGGTTGCGGCGTGCCCAGGCCGGGCCCTGGGCGGCGATCTCTTGGTATGTCGATCGGTCACCGAGGATCTGCCGCAGCACCTCCTCGAGGGTGTCGGGGTCGGCCTCGACGATCGGAGGTTCGTGGCCGCCCGGGTCGAAGGCGGTCATGCGATCCCGCACGCCGGGTGACAGGTGGCCGATGACGAGCCGCCCCGCGGCTGTCGCCTCCGCTGTCAGGGTCGCGGCGTTGCCGAGCACAATCTGGTCGATGACCACGTCGGCATCTTGCAGGAAGGTCGGCATCTGCGCGTTGGGGATCCCCTGGAGCCTTCGGTAGGCCACCAGCCCCTCGCCCTCGAGTCGGTGCAGCACCCGCTCGATGGCGTCGGTCCCCTTCAGACGAGGGTTCGTCGGGGCGTGTAGGACCACAGGCTGCTCCCGCTCCAGTGCCTGCACCCCAGGGTTGCCAGGACCCACGGTGAACCGGTCCACGTCGACCACGATGGGAAGCAGTGCTGCGCCGGGCACGAAGTCGAGCATGTCGTGGGTAGGCACGAAGAGCTCCCCGTCGAACTGCTCGACCACTGCGCGGGTCCGCTCCACAGTTGCCTGCATCCGGCGCCACCGCTCGTCCCACTCGCCCTGGAACGGCGAGTGGGGATAGGCCTCCGCGTGCTCTCGAAGGTCGCGCAGCTCCGACCCGTGGATCAGCAGCCCCACGTCGACCCCGGCAGCACGCAGCCGGGGCAGGTCCTCGATGATCGTCCGGTCGAGAGGGTGGTCCAGGACCGCACGCCCCGACTCCGCCAGCACGTGGGTCAGGCCAAGAACTCGCTCCTGATAGGGCCGCATGCCCCTCAGCTGGACCTTTCTGCTCAGGAACCAGTCCGTCTCGTAGCCATAGCTCACGCCGGTGGAGCGGCGCTCGACATTAAGGCTTTTGGCCGCGACGCCTGGCACCTGACGGGCAGCCTGCGCCCACCGGTGCGCCTGGCCGGCCGTGTTGAGGGGGCCGATCAGCAGCCGGGTCGGCTCCTCCGGAAAGGCGGGCAGCGCGCGCGCCGCCCGCTCGGCACGCAGCCGCAGCGCCGCGTCGCCGAGCCCCCGGACCGGGGACGGCAGTGCACGGAAGGCACGGTAGGCCCACTGCGCCGGTCCTGATGATGCAGCCACGGCACGACGATAGCCGCGGATGCCGCGCTGCAGCCGATTAGGCTGGGGCAGCCCGACCGGGACCGACAGGTCGGACCCGGCCCCCCGGCATACGAACTGACCGACCAGAGAGACGAGGAGCGGATGCTCGCCCTGTTCCGCACGGTGCGTGACCTCCTCGCCGTGCTCCCCGCGGGCACCCGCCGGTTCATCGTCACGTTCGCCGTGCTGCAGAGCCTGTTGGCCGCTCTTGACGTCGCCGCGCTCGGGCTGCTCGCGATCACGCTGGCTCCCATGTTGACCGGCAACGAGCTCACCCTGCCCATCATCGGGACGCTGAGTGAGCCTGCGCAGTTCCGCAACATTCTGATCGTGGTCGGGCTGCTGATCATCTCCAAGAGCGTCCTGGCGATCGGCCTGCAGTATTGGGCCACCCGTCGGTTCGCCCGCTTCGAACAGGTCCTGGGCGCACGGCTGCTGGAGACGACCTTCAAGGCGCCGTGGACCGAGCGACTGACCCGCAACTCCACCGACCTGGTGCGGGCCACGGACGTCGGCGTCGGCGCGACGGTCTCCGGCGTGCTCATCCCGTTCTGCCAGCTCTCCGGCGAGCTGTTCACCTTCCTGGCGGTGCTGATCGTGCTCATCGTCGCGGAGCCGGTGCTGGCACTGGCGACCATCATCTATTTTTTCCTGGTCGCCGCAGTGCTCTACAAATGGGTGCTGAAGAAGGCAGTCACCGCAGGTCAGAACAACCGGACCTACTCCAACAAGGCGGTGCGACTGCTCCAGGAGATGGTGCACTCCCTCAAGGAAGTCACCTTGCGCAACAAGTCGTCCGAGGTGGCCGAGGTGGTCCTCTCGGTGCGCAAGCACGCCTCGGAGGCGCGGGCCAACCAGAGCTTCCTTGGCGCGATCCCGCGCTATGTGCTTGAGGCCGGGCTCATCGGCGGGCTCGGAATCGGTGCCGCCATCGGTTATGCCCAGGCCTCCGCGGCTGGGGATGCCAACCCGGTCAACGGCGCCATCGCAGCGGTCGCCCTCTTCGGTGTCGCCGGTTTCCGGATCGTCCCCTCACTCACCCGATTCCAGACGATCATGGGGCAGACCGGGGCGAACATGCCCTTCGCGCAGGACGTGATGCGGGAGATCAAGCGCGGCCAGACGTATGTCGCTGCCGAGCGGGCAGCGGGCGACACCTCGCTGCCCGAGGGCGCGCACTCGCTGCAGTTGGACGAGGTGACCTTCACCTATCCCGGCGGCGAGGCGCCCGCGGTGCGCGAGGTCAGCCTGGAGCTGCCCTTCGGCCAGACTCTCGCGCTGGTCGGGGCCTCCGGGTCGGGCAAGACGACACTGGTCGACATCATTCTCGGCCTGCTGGAGCCGCAGGAAGGGCAGGTGCTGGTCGGCGCGACCCCGTTGCCCAAGGTCCTCCAGGGTTGGCGCGCCCGAGTCGGCTATGTGCCGCAGGACGTGTCGCTGTTTGACGCTTCCGTGGCCCGCAACGTGGCGCTGACCTGGAAGGACGATGAGGTCGACGAGGAGGCGGTGCGCCGAGCTCTCGCCCGGGCCCAGCTCCTCGACGTCGTCGAGTCCCGTCCGGGTGGCATCCACGGCAAGGTGGGGGAGCGGGGGCTGAATCTGTCCGGCGGCCAGCGGCAGCGGCTCGGCGTGGCGCGCGCGCTCTACACCGACCCCCTGGTGCTGGTGATGGACGAGGCCACCTCCGCCCTGGACACCTCGACCGAGGCTGCCGTCACGTCGGCGATCCGCGAGCTGGCCGGAGAGGTCAGCGTGATCGTGGTCGCCCACCGCCTGGCCACCATCCGACACAGCGAACAGGTGTGCTTCATGCGCGACGGGCAGATGATCGCCAAGGGCACGTTCGACGAGGTCGTGGCTGCCGAGCCCGACTTCGCCCAACAGGCCGCGCTGGCCGGACTCACGCGGAGGGACGCATGACGAACCAGATCACTGCCGCCGACGAGACGGGGCCGATCCCGCAGGCGCCGCCGGTCCCGCAGGCGCCGCACGTGCCCGACGGCGACCTCGTGGAGCTGCCCGCGGTCGACGGGCGCGCCCCGCGGGTGGCTCTCCTCGTCTATCGCGACGCCGACACCGACTCCCGCGTCCTCAAGAGCGCGGCGACGCTGCGTGACGCGGGGGCGGACGTGCTCATCGTCGGATCGGCGCGGGACCGTTCGGGCTTCCCCGCCGGACACGCCACCAGCCCGGACGGGCTGGCGATCTATCGTGCCCCCGACCTGGACCTGGTCCGGTCGTTCTCCACCGCCGCGAGGGTATGGCGACGCTTGCGTGGCCGGGACCCGCAGACCGGGGCTGTGCTCACCCAACCGACCCGCACCCAACCGACCCGCATCCAGCCGACGGCCGAGGACCAGCCCGCCCCCCGGCATACGACCGATGCTGTTGTCCCACAGTCGCTCCCGGGCCGCGCCAAGGCCCTGGCCGCGGACGCCTACATGCGGACCTACCAGGTGGGGCGCCTCAGCTACTACTGGCTCGGGGCCGTGCGTGAGGCGCGCCGCTTCGCTCCCGACGTCGTGCATGCCAACGACGGCAACACGCTGGCACCCGCGATGCTGCTCAAGGTCCTCGATGGCGCGCGCATCGTCTATGACTCCCACGAGCTGTGGCTGCGGCGCAACGTGCGTCAGGACCGGTGGTTCGCCCCGGCGGTCGAGGCGCTGACCGAACGCGTCGGCGTCGCGGTGTCCGACGGCATCATCACCGTCTCGCCGTCCATCGTCCGCTGGCTGCAGGATACCTATCGCCTGCGGGTCGCCCCGACCCTGGTGCGCAACATCCCGCTGCGCGAGGGTGCTCCGCCGGACCCGGCCGACGGACGGTTGCGTGAGCTCACCGGGCTGGGGCGTGACGACCGGATCGTCTCCTATGTCGGGGGCATCACCACCGGCCGCGGTCTCGAGGAGACTGTCGAGGCGCTGACCCTGCTGCCGGACCACGTGCACCTGGTGCTGCTGGGGTTCGGCGGTCCGGAGTATGTCGAGGGGCTGGTCGCCCTCGCCGAGCAGCGGGGCGTGGGGGACAGGATGCACCTGGCGGGTCAGGTGCCCGGGCCACAGGTGCCGCAGACCCTTGCTGACGCGGACGTGGCCGTGGTGTTCGTGCGGCCGATCGTGCTGTCCTACCTCTACTCGCTGCCCAACAAGCTGTTCGAGTCGATCCACGCAGGGCTGCCGATCGTGGCCGCGGACCTGCCGGACACCGCGGCGGTGGTACGCGAGCACGGGGTTGGCGAGGTCTTCGATGCGCGGACGCCGGCCGAGCTGGCTGAGGCGATCCGTGACGTCCTCGCTGACCCGGCAGCGTTCCGGGCGGCGTCACGACGGGCCGCCGAGCGACTCGACTGGCGCTTCGAGGCGCACGAGCTGACCGACCTGTATGCCCGTGTCCTGCGGGGAGCCCGTCGTGGTCGGTGAGCGCCCGAGCCTGCTGATCATCAGCTACTCGCCGCTCTATCGCGACGCGCGGTTGTTGCGGCAGATCCGGCACTTCACGCCCGACTACGACGTGACGACGTGCGGCTATGGCCAGGCGCCCGAGGGCGTGGTCGACCACATCCGGATCCCCGACGACATCATCTACTGGCACAAGGACCGCAAGGCGATGATCGCCCGGCTCTACCAGCGGGCTTATGACACCGCGCCGGTCACCCGCTGGCTGCGTGAGCGGCTCACCCCAGGCCAGTTCGACGTCATCCTCGCCAACGACGTGGACACCGTCCCGCTCGCGGTGACGCTGGAGCCGCGTGGGGGTGTCCACGCCGACCTGCACGAGTTCTCCTCACGCCAGAAGGAGGAGTCGCGCATCTGGCGGTGGGCGGTGGCGCCCTACTATCGCCACCTGGTGCGACGCTGGGTGACCCGGGCCGACTCCGCGACGACAGTCGGCGAGGGGCTGGCGCGGCAGTACCAGTCGGAGTTCGGCGTCGCCTGCGGTGTCGTCGTCAATGCCCCGCCGTATGCCGAGCTGTCACCGGCGCCGGTCTCCTGGCCGCCGCGTCTGGTGCACGCTGGCAACGGCGTAGCCGCCCGGCTCGAGGTGATGCTCGAGGCGATGTCGCAGGTGACCAATGGCTCCAGCCTCGACCTCTATCTGATCGACCAGGGCAACGGCTATGTGCCGGCGTTGCGGGAGCGATTTGCCGACAGCGACCGGGTGAGGATCCACGACCCGGTCCCGACGGCCGAGATCGTCTCGACGCTCAACGCCTATGACGCAGGCGTCTATTCGCTGCCTCCGATCTCGTTCAACTTCAGGTGGGCGATGCCCAACAAGTTCTTCGACTTCGTGCAGGCTCGGCTCGCACTGGTGATCGGCCCGAGCCCGGAGATGGCGGGGCTCGTGGAGAAGCATCACCTGGGGGTCGTCGCCCAGGACTTCACGCCCGAGGCCTTCGCCGCGGCGATCAACGCGCTGACGCCGCAGGCGCTGGCGGCTGCCAAGGCGGCGAGTGACAAGGCGGCGCGGGTCCTCTGCGCCGAGGAGCAGGTGCACGGCTGGGCCGAGCCGGTCGCTGCGCTCGCCGCCCGCGCGCAGCGCTAAGCACGTGGGGCGTGACGTCACACACAGCCAACTGCATGCATCCCTTCACGTGACAGGCCGGCGAATTCAAGGGGTCTGCGCAACGGTGAGTAGTTCGGCGAGTCTAGCGGCGGGAGTCGCGAAGCCGAGTGTTTTGCGGGGTCGGGTGTTCAGGAGGTCCTGGGCGTCACGGACTTCTTCGTCGGTGACCTTGGCGAAGTCGGTGCCTTTGGGGAAGAAGTCACGGATCAGGCCGTTGGTGTTCTCGTTGGTGCCGCGTTGCCAGGGTGAGTGCGGGTCACAGAAGTAGACCTGGCAGTCACTGGCCAGTGTGAAATCAGCGTGCTCAGCCAGCTCAGATCCTTGGTCCCAGGTGATGGTTCGGCGCAGGTCGCCCGGGAGGTCGGCGACCATCTGGATCAGGGCCTGGGTCACGGTCGGGGCGTCGTGGCGGTCCGGGAGTCGGTAGATCAGCACGTTGCGGGTGGCCCGCTCGGCCAGGGTGATCAACGCGGTGGCGCCCTTGGCACCGATGACGAGGTCTCCTTCCCAGTGGCCGGGCACGGCCCGGTCGGCCACCTCGGCAGGTCGGGCGCTGATGTGGTTGTCCTCATCGATCCAGGACCGGCTGCTGGCCTTGGGCGGCAGCTTGGAGCGGGGCTTGCGGCTCGTGCGGCCGGTGCGGGTGGCCTTGGCCACCTTCACCTCGTGACGCAGGGAGCCTTTGCCCTGGACGTACAGCGCTTGGTAGATCGTCTCGTGGGACACCCACATATCTTCCTCGTCCGGGTAGCTGAGACGCAGGTCAGCAGCGACCTGCTCGGGCGACCACCTCTTGTTCAGCCGCTCGATCACCGCGGCTCGCAACCGCGGGCAGGACAACCGGCGGGCCTGCGGACGGGCCGCCGCGGCAGTGGCAAGGTCCTGCGCGGCCCGAGCGCGGTAGCCGGCTCGGTCAGCGAACCGGGCCAGCTCCCGACCGATCGTGGAGCGGTGCACGCCCAGCACCCTGGCGATATGGGCGTTGGTCGCGGTGGTGCCAGCCAGGTGCTGGAGCACCCCGCGCCCGGCCTGGGTCAACCGGCCCCGCTCATCGCGGTAGTCCTCATCCATAGGTACAGCAGGTACC from Ornithinimicrobium cryptoxanthini includes these protein-coding regions:
- a CDS encoding DUF1992 domain-containing protein, translating into MPSAGDADRSREVERRKQAEDARPRMNLQQIQSWVDLEIQQAQRRGDFENLPGAGKPLKNLDKADPDWWIKGLIEREKLDLSAALPTVMALRQERRGYPESLAGIADEVAVRERLADYNARVLEDRRKPVVGPRSPAIAGRVDVEETVAQWRELRADQERPLVTDASEVTAAGEPAPGRVDVRGGQAWLWVGLLGIIAVAIVIWLAMRN
- a CDS encoding HNH endonuclease signature motif containing protein, with the protein product MDQGSGSDSHGGATVAAPDVPTQDNTAQDDTDQDGGDVGGRGPMKYRPVIGSGPLREASSCSGPLVPPDDADAQAAGDLDGSGRADGGPVLTASGHEVPEFAAGTAHMTQLLAGDFPLATLPEQALGETIGAAQALVQAAQSLLTAATHEAISRGLPGESGHSVPDWITTWAPMIDRPEALATARVAAAIDDDRFEALSAKVADGSARVSRANIITRLTQELTPVATKESLQALTDVMTDIVETTGLRALAQIGTEAKKLLIEPDDDDELDDKQGARRLLRRTGTVAGLAEWQLLLDDEAEAILLAALDPLSTPRPGADEHGAHQLDPRTASTRRADALLEIIGRGVAAPEGTVVTDKAKIQVTIGHEALAGKVSGGGTTATGQPLSAGTIRRLACDAQIIPIVLGGPSEPLDVGVTKRLFTPAQRKAVHLRDKGCSFPGCTMPASWTDLHHVIHWIFGGATDLSNAAALCRRHHVTVHRYGYTATITATEVIWHLPGTRTGTHAAPLVDT
- a CDS encoding HIT family protein, with product MPETSQEWFARVSAEIDRSGYLGSDWGRWSSWPFAGELTPKPLQAPAAEPQRGGLGGIDCFVCDKLAAGDRSYIFWQDEHAILGVPAEPRALPFAAFLMPRTHADLADLPMATAARMGELLTLIERAAIDVLDIPRIQVARWGDGGEHLHWWLFARPTGMLQLRGTFLSHWDDILPPRPLEDLRADLDLVAARLVELAGGEASQS
- a CDS encoding ABC transporter ATP-binding protein, with the translated sequence MLALFRTVRDLLAVLPAGTRRFIVTFAVLQSLLAALDVAALGLLAITLAPMLTGNELTLPIIGTLSEPAQFRNILIVVGLLIISKSVLAIGLQYWATRRFARFEQVLGARLLETTFKAPWTERLTRNSTDLVRATDVGVGATVSGVLIPFCQLSGELFTFLAVLIVLIVAEPVLALATIIYFFLVAAVLYKWVLKKAVTAGQNNRTYSNKAVRLLQEMVHSLKEVTLRNKSSEVAEVVLSVRKHASEARANQSFLGAIPRYVLEAGLIGGLGIGAAIGYAQASAAGDANPVNGAIAAVALFGVAGFRIVPSLTRFQTIMGQTGANMPFAQDVMREIKRGQTYVAAERAAGDTSLPEGAHSLQLDEVTFTYPGGEAPAVREVSLELPFGQTLALVGASGSGKTTLVDIILGLLEPQEGQVLVGATPLPKVLQGWRARVGYVPQDVSLFDASVARNVALTWKDDEVDEEAVRRALARAQLLDVVESRPGGIHGKVGERGLNLSGGQRQRLGVARALYTDPLVLVMDEATSALDTSTEAAVTSAIRELAGEVSVIVVAHRLATIRHSEQVCFMRDGQMIAKGTFDEVVAAEPDFAQQAALAGLTRRDA
- a CDS encoding glycosyltransferase family 4 protein, translated to MTNQITAADETGPIPQAPPVPQAPHVPDGDLVELPAVDGRAPRVALLVYRDADTDSRVLKSAATLRDAGADVLIVGSARDRSGFPAGHATSPDGLAIYRAPDLDLVRSFSTAARVWRRLRGRDPQTGAVLTQPTRTQPTRIQPTAEDQPAPRHTTDAVVPQSLPGRAKALAADAYMRTYQVGRLSYYWLGAVREARRFAPDVVHANDGNTLAPAMLLKVLDGARIVYDSHELWLRRNVRQDRWFAPAVEALTERVGVAVSDGIITVSPSIVRWLQDTYRLRVAPTLVRNIPLREGAPPDPADGRLRELTGLGRDDRIVSYVGGITTGRGLEETVEALTLLPDHVHLVLLGFGGPEYVEGLVALAEQRGVGDRMHLAGQVPGPQVPQTLADADVAVVFVRPIVLSYLYSLPNKLFESIHAGLPIVAADLPDTAAVVREHGVGEVFDARTPAELAEAIRDVLADPAAFRAASRRAAERLDWRFEAHELTDLYARVLRGARRGR
- a CDS encoding glycosyltransferase is translated as MVGERPSLLIISYSPLYRDARLLRQIRHFTPDYDVTTCGYGQAPEGVVDHIRIPDDIIYWHKDRKAMIARLYQRAYDTAPVTRWLRERLTPGQFDVILANDVDTVPLAVTLEPRGGVHADLHEFSSRQKEESRIWRWAVAPYYRHLVRRWVTRADSATTVGEGLARQYQSEFGVACGVVVNAPPYAELSPAPVSWPPRLVHAGNGVAARLEVMLEAMSQVTNGSSLDLYLIDQGNGYVPALRERFADSDRVRIHDPVPTAEIVSTLNAYDAGVYSLPPISFNFRWAMPNKFFDFVQARLALVIGPSPEMAGLVEKHHLGVVAQDFTPEAFAAAINALTPQALAAAKAASDKAARVLCAEEQVHGWAEPVAALAARAQR
- a CDS encoding IS30 family transposase, whose protein sequence is MHPSRSVGLGFRGQRNTNLPGGMVLRSYGLGLVAAGMALEEVGRVLARDRSSVLRWVRATGVAADQLVLRPELLPAGFLEGGYVDARGLLTPAGEELIAPVRVAGQVGQPSSAQRRAEAFGMLAEGKSLTAVARTLGINESTLYRWIVAQGWSGQPGGIGGLDGASRAAARASLVPAVPMDEDYRDERGRLTQAGRGVLQHLAGTTATNAHIARVLGVHRSTIGRELARFADRAGYRARAAQDLATAAAARPQARRLSCPRLRAAVIERLNKRWSPEQVAADLRLSYPDEEDMWVSHETIYQALYVQGKGSLRHEVKVAKATRTGRTSRKPRSKLPPKASSRSWIDEDNHISARPAEVADRAVPGHWEGDLVIGAKGATALITLAERATRNVLIYRLPDRHDAPTVTQALIQMVADLPGDLRRTITWDQGSELAEHADFTLASDCQVYFCDPHSPWQRGTNENTNGLIRDFFPKGTDFAKVTDEEVRDAQDLLNTRPRKTLGFATPAARLAELLTVAQTP